DNA from Stenotrophomonas acidaminiphila:
CCGTTACGTGCTCGACAGCGTGGCCCGGTTCCGCATGCAGGACGCGCTCACTCCGGTGGTGCTGATGGGCTATCTCAACCCGGTGGAAATCCGCGGTGCCGCCCGGTTCGCCAGCGAGGCGGTGGAGGCTGGCGTCGACGGCGTGCTGCTGGTCGACCTGCCGCCGGAAGAAGCCGCCGAGATCCGCGCCGCGTTCAGCGCCGCCGGGCTGGCGCTGATCCTGCTGGCCTCGCCGACCAGCAGCCAGGCGCGGCTCGATGGCCTGTGCGACGCCGCGCAGGGCTACCTTTACTACGTCAGTTTCGCCGGCGTCACCGGCGCTTCGGAGCGGCTGGACAGTGCCGCCGCTGGCGAACGCCTGCGGTTGCTGCGCAGCCGCTCGAAGGTGCCGGTGGTGGCGGGGTTCGGGATCAAGGACGCGGCCAGTGCGGTGGCGATGGCGGCCGATGCCGATGGCGTGGTGGTGGGCAGCGCGCTGGTCGCGGCGATGGCCTCAGCCGACGCCGTGGAAGCGGCGGTGCACAGTGCTGGCGCTTTCCTGGCGCCGCTGCGGCAGGCGCTGGACGCCTGAGCGACGCACCCGCCACGCGCGGGTGCCGGGCATGGATAATGCGGAC
Protein-coding regions in this window:
- a CDS encoding tryptophan synthase subunit alpha, whose protein sequence is MTVNRIDACFARLRASGRKALIPFITAGDPSLEATVPVMHALVAAGADVIELGVPFSDPMADGPTIQRSSERALARGAGRRYVLDSVARFRMQDALTPVVLMGYLNPVEIRGAARFASEAVEAGVDGVLLVDLPPEEAAEIRAAFSAAGLALILLASPTSSQARLDGLCDAAQGYLYYVSFAGVTGASERLDSAAAGERLRLLRSRSKVPVVAGFGIKDAASAVAMAADADGVVVGSALVAAMASADAVEAAVHSAGAFLAPLRQALDA